The Vicia villosa cultivar HV-30 ecotype Madison, WI linkage group LG1, Vvil1.0, whole genome shotgun sequence genome includes a region encoding these proteins:
- the LOC131613001 gene encoding calcineurin B-like protein 1 → MGCVNFKAQYERLPGPRNPVILAADTAFSISDVEALTVLFKKISNSIKADGKISKEEFKLALLKDSQRQSLFADRIFTLFDVRQKGKIYLADFVKALNVFHPDTPIEAKIDFSFKLYDLNGDGVIERQEVRDMIVAILRELQHEPTDELLEYILNKTFMDADVNRDGKIDIDEWRGFVNRNPGVIKRNMTIPHLREVTTIFPEFVFHSTVEDDQLVVFEQPGASSSTAQPGGSTSTAQPAAQPGVSTSTAQPGYLTSTVQPAALSEGSTTSTVQPAALSECSTTSTVQPAALSECSTTSTVQPANLPECSTTSIVQPAALSECSTTSTVQPAALPECSTSTAQPAAQPGCSTSTIQTDVQPECSTSTAQPRGSTSAAQPEAQPRRSSSTSSDEFKHFF, encoded by the exons TTTCTATCAGTGACGTTGAAGCATTAACAGTGCTTTTTAAGAAGATCTCTAATTCAATTAAAGCTGATGGAAAAATAAGCAAG GAAGAATTCAAATTAGCACTCTTGAAGGATAGTCAACGACAAAGTCTTTTTGCAGATCGG ATCTTTACTCTATTTGATGTGAGGCAGAAAGGAAAGATTTATTTAGCTGACTTCGTTAAAGCACTCAATGTCTTCCACCCGGATACACCAATAGAGGCTAAGATAGATT TTTCATTTAAGCTGTATGACTTGAATGGCGATGGAGTTATCGAGCGTCAAGAg GTAAGGGATATGATTGTTGCAATTCTTCGCGAGCTTCAACATGAGCCGACAGATGAGCTATTAGAATACATTCTAAACAAG ACATTTATGGATGCGGATGTGAACCGAGATGGAAAGATTGACATTGATGAGTGGCGAGGCTTTGTTAATCGAAATCCAGGAGTGATTAAAAGAAACATGACTATACCACATCTACG GGAGGTAACAACCATATTCCCAGAATTTGTATTCCATTCTACCGTCGAAGATGATCAACTTGTTGTATTCGAGCAACCTGGAGCCTCGAGTTCAACCGCACAACCTGGAGGATCAACTTCAACCGCGCAACCTGCTGCTCAACCTGGAGTCTCGACTTCAACAGCGCAACCTGGATACTTGACTTCAACCGTGCAACCTGCTGCTCTTTCTGAAGGCTCGACGACTTCAACCGTGCAACCTGCTGCTCTATCTGAATGCTCGACAACTTCAACTGTGCAACCTGCTGCTCTATCTGAATGCTCGACGACTTCAACCGTGCAACCTGCTAATCTACCTGAATGCTCAACGACTTCAATCGTGCAACCTGCTGCTCTATCTGAATGCTCGACAACTTCAACCGTGCAACCTGCTGCTCTACCTGAATGCTCAACATCAACCGCGCAACCTGCTGCTCAACCTGGATGCTCAACATCAACCATACAAACTGATGTTCAACCTGAATGCTCAACTTCAACTGCTCAACCCAGAGGTTCAACATCAGCCGCGCAACCTGAAGCACAACCCAGACGCTCAAGTTCAACATCTAGCGATGAGTTTAAGCACTTTTTTTAA